A genomic stretch from Etheostoma cragini isolate CJK2018 chromosome 8, CSU_Ecrag_1.0, whole genome shotgun sequence includes:
- the api5 gene encoding apoptosis inhibitor 5 isoform X3, whose protein sequence is MAVTIEDLYRSYGVLADAKDNLSQHKDAYQVILNGVKGGPKEKRLAAQFIPKFFSSFPELADSAINAQLDLCEDDDVSIRRQAIKELPRFATGENILRVADILTQLLQTDDTAEFNQVNASLIAIFKIDAKGTLGGLFSQILQGEDVVRERAIKFLSTKLKTLPEDVMTKEVEDYVFAETKKVLEDVTGEEFVLLMRVVSGLRVLQTVNGRQQLVELVVEQAFLEQALNPADPDTVDRLLQCTRQALPLFSVGVDVRDHMKNVHSTRFVTYFCEHVLPNLSSLTSPVAELDIQLEVLKLLAEMSPFCGDMEKLEANLNMLFTKLLEFMPLPPEEVENGENSAGEEPKLQFSYVECLLFGFHQLGKKLPDFLLEKVDAERLKDFKIRLQYFARGLQVYIRQLRVALQGKTGDALKTEENKIKVVALKITNNINILIKDLFHNPPSFKSTITLSWKPVQKSEAVAPKRPSGEEIGSAGSTKKQVTPLPRRDARQIYNPPSEQRGGFRGGRGRGFGGRGNRSRGRIY, encoded by the exons ATGGCGGTCACTATCGAGGATCTCTATCGGAGCTACGGGGTCCTTGCTGATGCTAAGGATAACCTTAGCCAG CACAAAGATGCCTACCAAGTAATCTTGAATGGCGTGAAGGGTGGCCCAAAGGAGAAGCGCCTGGCAGCACAGTTTATTCCCAAGTTCTTCAGCAGCTTTCCAGAACTGGCCGATTCAGCCATTAATGCCCAGCTTGATCTTTGTGAAGATGACGATGTGTCG atCCGACGACAGGCCATCAAGGAGCTTCCACGGTTTGCAACTGGCGAGAACATCCTCAGAGTTGCAGATATTCTCACCCAGCTCCTTCAGACAG ATGATACAGCAGAGTTCAACCAAGTGAATGCATCACTTATTGCTATCTTCAAGATAGATGCTAAAG gTACTCTCGGAGGCCTCTTCTCTCAGATCCTTCAGGGAGAAGACGTAGTGCGGGAAAGAGCCATCAAGTTTCTCTCAACCAAACTGAAGACCCTGCCTGAGGACGTCATGACAAAGGAGGTGGAGGACTACGTCTTTGCAGAGACAAAGAAG GTGTTGGAGGATGTGACAGGGGAGGAATTTGTGCTGTTGATGCGTGTAGTGTCTGGCCTGCGGGTGCTACAGACAGTAAATGGGCGGCAGCAGCTTGTGGAACTGGTGGTTGAGCAGGCTTTCCTGGAGCAGGCCCTCAACCCAGCCGATCCCGATACTGTTGACCGCCTGCTGCAGTGCACGCGCCAGGCCTTGCCCCTCTTCTCT gTTGGTGTGGATGTGCGCGATCATATG AAAAATGTCCATTCCACACGTTTTGTAACCTACTTCTGTGAACACGTCCTGCCCAACCTCAGTTCCCTGACAAGTCCTGTGGCTGAGCTGGACATTCAATTGGAG gtgctGAAGCTGCTGGCTGAGATGAGTCCGTTCTGTGGAGACATGGAGAAGCTAGAGGCCAACCTCAACATGCTGTTTACCAAGCTGCTG gAGTTTATGCCTCTGCCACCAGAAGAGGTAGAGAATGGGGAGAACTCTGCAGGCGAGGAGCCAAAACTGCAGTTCAGCTACGTGGAGTGTCTCCTCTTTGGCTTCCACCAGCTGGGCAAGAAGCTGCCAGACTTTCTCCTCGAGAAAGTGGATGCTGAGCGACTCAAAGACTTCAAGATCAG GTTACAGTATTTTGCCAGAGGCCTGCAGGTTTACATCAGACAGCTGCGAGTAGCACTGCAAGGCAAGACAGGAGATGCTCTGAAAACAGAAGAG AATAAGATCAAAGTAGTGGCCCTCAAGATCACAAACAACATCAACATCCTCATCAAG gATCTCTTTCACAACCCTCCATCATTCAAGAGCACAATCACGCTGTCCTGGAAACCAGTTCAGAAGTCAGAGGCAGTAGC gCCCAAGCGCCCGTCAGGGGAGGAGATAGGCTCCGCTGGCAGCACAAAGAAACAGGTCACTCCTCTGCCGCGGAGGGACGCACGGCAAATCTACAATCCCCCCAGCG AGCAGCGTGGCGGCTTCAGAGGCGGCCGAGGACGAGGCTTCGGAGGCAGAGGCAACAGGAGCCGAGGCCGGATCTActga
- the api5 gene encoding apoptosis inhibitor 5 isoform X1, producing MAVTIEDLYRSYGVLADAKDNLSQHKDAYQVILNGVKGGPKEKRLAAQFIPKFFSSFPELADSAINAQLDLCEDDDVSIRRQAIKELPRFATGENILRVADILTQLLQTDDTAEFNQVNASLIAIFKIDAKGTLGGLFSQILQGEDVVRERAIKFLSTKLKTLPEDVMTKEVEDYVFAETKKVLEDVTGEEFVLLMRVVSGLRVLQTVNGRQQLVELVVEQAFLEQALNPADPDTVDRLLQCTRQALPLFSVGVDVRDHMKNVHSTRFVTYFCEHVLPNLSSLTSPVAELDIQLEVLKLLAEMSPFCGDMEKLEANLNMLFTKLLEFMPLPPEEVENGENSAGEEPKLQFSYVECLLFGFHQLGKKLPDFLLEKVDAERLKDFKIRLQYFARGLQVYIRQLRVALQGKTGDALKTEENKIKVVALKITNNINILIKDLFHNPPSFKSTITLSWKPVQKSEAVAPKRPSGEEIGSAGSTKKQVTPLPRRDARQIYNPPSGKYSATIGNFTYEQRGGFRGGRGRGFGGRGNRSRGRIY from the exons ATGGCGGTCACTATCGAGGATCTCTATCGGAGCTACGGGGTCCTTGCTGATGCTAAGGATAACCTTAGCCAG CACAAAGATGCCTACCAAGTAATCTTGAATGGCGTGAAGGGTGGCCCAAAGGAGAAGCGCCTGGCAGCACAGTTTATTCCCAAGTTCTTCAGCAGCTTTCCAGAACTGGCCGATTCAGCCATTAATGCCCAGCTTGATCTTTGTGAAGATGACGATGTGTCG atCCGACGACAGGCCATCAAGGAGCTTCCACGGTTTGCAACTGGCGAGAACATCCTCAGAGTTGCAGATATTCTCACCCAGCTCCTTCAGACAG ATGATACAGCAGAGTTCAACCAAGTGAATGCATCACTTATTGCTATCTTCAAGATAGATGCTAAAG gTACTCTCGGAGGCCTCTTCTCTCAGATCCTTCAGGGAGAAGACGTAGTGCGGGAAAGAGCCATCAAGTTTCTCTCAACCAAACTGAAGACCCTGCCTGAGGACGTCATGACAAAGGAGGTGGAGGACTACGTCTTTGCAGAGACAAAGAAG GTGTTGGAGGATGTGACAGGGGAGGAATTTGTGCTGTTGATGCGTGTAGTGTCTGGCCTGCGGGTGCTACAGACAGTAAATGGGCGGCAGCAGCTTGTGGAACTGGTGGTTGAGCAGGCTTTCCTGGAGCAGGCCCTCAACCCAGCCGATCCCGATACTGTTGACCGCCTGCTGCAGTGCACGCGCCAGGCCTTGCCCCTCTTCTCT gTTGGTGTGGATGTGCGCGATCATATG AAAAATGTCCATTCCACACGTTTTGTAACCTACTTCTGTGAACACGTCCTGCCCAACCTCAGTTCCCTGACAAGTCCTGTGGCTGAGCTGGACATTCAATTGGAG gtgctGAAGCTGCTGGCTGAGATGAGTCCGTTCTGTGGAGACATGGAGAAGCTAGAGGCCAACCTCAACATGCTGTTTACCAAGCTGCTG gAGTTTATGCCTCTGCCACCAGAAGAGGTAGAGAATGGGGAGAACTCTGCAGGCGAGGAGCCAAAACTGCAGTTCAGCTACGTGGAGTGTCTCCTCTTTGGCTTCCACCAGCTGGGCAAGAAGCTGCCAGACTTTCTCCTCGAGAAAGTGGATGCTGAGCGACTCAAAGACTTCAAGATCAG GTTACAGTATTTTGCCAGAGGCCTGCAGGTTTACATCAGACAGCTGCGAGTAGCACTGCAAGGCAAGACAGGAGATGCTCTGAAAACAGAAGAG AATAAGATCAAAGTAGTGGCCCTCAAGATCACAAACAACATCAACATCCTCATCAAG gATCTCTTTCACAACCCTCCATCATTCAAGAGCACAATCACGCTGTCCTGGAAACCAGTTCAGAAGTCAGAGGCAGTAGC gCCCAAGCGCCCGTCAGGGGAGGAGATAGGCTCCGCTGGCAGCACAAAGAAACAGGTCACTCCTCTGCCGCGGAGGGACGCACGGCAAATCTACAATCCCCCCAGCGGCAAGTACAGCGCCACCATTGGCAATTTCACTTATG AGCAGCGTGGCGGCTTCAGAGGCGGCCGAGGACGAGGCTTCGGAGGCAGAGGCAACAGGAGCCGAGGCCGGATCTActga
- the api5 gene encoding apoptosis inhibitor 5 isoform X2, which translates to MAVTIEDLYRSYGVLADAKDNLSQHKDAYQVILNGVKGGPKEKRLAAQFIPKFFSSFPELADSAINAQLDLCEDDDVSIRRQAIKELPRFATGENILRVADILTQLLQTDDTAEFNQVNASLIAIFKIDAKGTLGGLFSQILQGEDVVRERAIKFLSTKLKTLPEDVMTKEVEDYVFAETKKVLEDVTGEEFVLLMRVVSGLRVLQTVNGRQQLVELVVEQAFLEQALNPADPDTVDRLLQCTRQALPLFSKNVHSTRFVTYFCEHVLPNLSSLTSPVAELDIQLEVLKLLAEMSPFCGDMEKLEANLNMLFTKLLEFMPLPPEEVENGENSAGEEPKLQFSYVECLLFGFHQLGKKLPDFLLEKVDAERLKDFKIRLQYFARGLQVYIRQLRVALQGKTGDALKTEENKIKVVALKITNNINILIKDLFHNPPSFKSTITLSWKPVQKSEAVAPKRPSGEEIGSAGSTKKQVTPLPRRDARQIYNPPSGKYSATIGNFTYEQRGGFRGGRGRGFGGRGNRSRGRIY; encoded by the exons ATGGCGGTCACTATCGAGGATCTCTATCGGAGCTACGGGGTCCTTGCTGATGCTAAGGATAACCTTAGCCAG CACAAAGATGCCTACCAAGTAATCTTGAATGGCGTGAAGGGTGGCCCAAAGGAGAAGCGCCTGGCAGCACAGTTTATTCCCAAGTTCTTCAGCAGCTTTCCAGAACTGGCCGATTCAGCCATTAATGCCCAGCTTGATCTTTGTGAAGATGACGATGTGTCG atCCGACGACAGGCCATCAAGGAGCTTCCACGGTTTGCAACTGGCGAGAACATCCTCAGAGTTGCAGATATTCTCACCCAGCTCCTTCAGACAG ATGATACAGCAGAGTTCAACCAAGTGAATGCATCACTTATTGCTATCTTCAAGATAGATGCTAAAG gTACTCTCGGAGGCCTCTTCTCTCAGATCCTTCAGGGAGAAGACGTAGTGCGGGAAAGAGCCATCAAGTTTCTCTCAACCAAACTGAAGACCCTGCCTGAGGACGTCATGACAAAGGAGGTGGAGGACTACGTCTTTGCAGAGACAAAGAAG GTGTTGGAGGATGTGACAGGGGAGGAATTTGTGCTGTTGATGCGTGTAGTGTCTGGCCTGCGGGTGCTACAGACAGTAAATGGGCGGCAGCAGCTTGTGGAACTGGTGGTTGAGCAGGCTTTCCTGGAGCAGGCCCTCAACCCAGCCGATCCCGATACTGTTGACCGCCTGCTGCAGTGCACGCGCCAGGCCTTGCCCCTCTTCTCT AAAAATGTCCATTCCACACGTTTTGTAACCTACTTCTGTGAACACGTCCTGCCCAACCTCAGTTCCCTGACAAGTCCTGTGGCTGAGCTGGACATTCAATTGGAG gtgctGAAGCTGCTGGCTGAGATGAGTCCGTTCTGTGGAGACATGGAGAAGCTAGAGGCCAACCTCAACATGCTGTTTACCAAGCTGCTG gAGTTTATGCCTCTGCCACCAGAAGAGGTAGAGAATGGGGAGAACTCTGCAGGCGAGGAGCCAAAACTGCAGTTCAGCTACGTGGAGTGTCTCCTCTTTGGCTTCCACCAGCTGGGCAAGAAGCTGCCAGACTTTCTCCTCGAGAAAGTGGATGCTGAGCGACTCAAAGACTTCAAGATCAG GTTACAGTATTTTGCCAGAGGCCTGCAGGTTTACATCAGACAGCTGCGAGTAGCACTGCAAGGCAAGACAGGAGATGCTCTGAAAACAGAAGAG AATAAGATCAAAGTAGTGGCCCTCAAGATCACAAACAACATCAACATCCTCATCAAG gATCTCTTTCACAACCCTCCATCATTCAAGAGCACAATCACGCTGTCCTGGAAACCAGTTCAGAAGTCAGAGGCAGTAGC gCCCAAGCGCCCGTCAGGGGAGGAGATAGGCTCCGCTGGCAGCACAAAGAAACAGGTCACTCCTCTGCCGCGGAGGGACGCACGGCAAATCTACAATCCCCCCAGCGGCAAGTACAGCGCCACCATTGGCAATTTCACTTATG AGCAGCGTGGCGGCTTCAGAGGCGGCCGAGGACGAGGCTTCGGAGGCAGAGGCAACAGGAGCCGAGGCCGGATCTActga